GGGCTCCTGCTCTTCGTGGTGGCGCTGGGCGTCATCGCGGGGCCGAGTGCGCTGCACCCGGGCGACGCGTTCCGCGCGCTCTTCGGCAGCCTGGAAGCGCCGGCGATCGAGGACATCGTCTGGCGTGTGCGGCTGCCCCGGGTGGCGCTCGCCGCCGTCGTGGGCGCAGCGCTCGCCGTGTCCGGGGTGCTCTTCCAGGCGCTGCTGCGCAACCCGCTCGCCGATCCCTACGTGCTCGGGGTTTCGGGAGGCGCGGCGGTGGGAGGCATCCTCGCGCTCTCCTTCGGTCCGGCCCTCGGTTGGGGCGCCAGCGCTGTCCCGCCGGCCGCCTTCGCGGGGGCGCTGCTCACCACCGCGACGCTCTACGGTGTCTCTGGGACCGGCGGCCGCGTGTCTGCCCACCACCTGTTGCTGACCGGCGTCGTCTTCAACGCCTTCGCGTCGGCGGGCATCGTGTTCATGGCGTCGCTCTCCGGCCTCACCGAGGGGACGAGCCTCTTTCTCTGGTTGATCGGGAGTCTCTCGAGCGTGCGCGCCGACGCCGCACCGATCGTTGCGGGCTTCCTCTTCCTCGGGCTGGGATGCGCGCTGCCACTCTTGCGCGACCTGAATCTCCTCGTGCTCGGCGAAGAGTCGGCGGCGCAGCTCGGGGTCGAGGTCGGAAGGCTGCAGCGCCTGCTCTTGCTCTCGACGTCGCTGATGGTCGGCGCGGCGGTCGCGGTGGCGGGTCTCGTCGGCTTCGTGGGACTGATCGTTCCCCATCTCCTACGCCTGCGCTTCGGCCCCGACCACCGCCTGCTCCTGCCCGCGGCGGCGCTTTCGGGAGCGGCCTTTCTCGTGCTGAGCGACACCGTCGCGCGCTCGGCCTTCGGTGGACGCGAGCTCCCGGTCGGCGCCATCACCGCGCTCGTGGGTGGGCCCCTCTTCTTGTATCTGCTGCGGCGCAACCGTGCCGGGAGCTTTCCGTCATGAGCGAGGCGCTCGTCTTCGACGACCTGGCCGTGCGGCTCGGCAACCGTTCGGTTCTCGAGGGGCTGTCGCTGAAGCTGGCCGCGGGAGAAGTGCTCGGCCTCGCCGGTCCGAACGGCGCGGGGAAGACGACGCTCTTCCGTGTCGCTACCCGGGTGGTCGCGGCCGCGCGCGGGGAGGTGCGGCTGGCCGGGACTGCGGTCGACGCGCTCTCGCGGCGCGAGCTGGCCCGTCGCCTCGCCGTGGTCCCCCAGGACGTCGAAATCCCCTTTCCGTTCCGCGCAGGCGAAGTCGTCCTGATGGGACGCGCGCCGCATCGCATCGGCCCGGGCTTCGAGAGCGAAGCCGATGTCGCCACCGCCCGGGCCTGCCTGGAAGAGATGGGGATCGCCGCGTTGGCCGACCGCTCGATGCTGGAACTCTCGGGGGGGGAGCGACAGCTGGTGCTGGTGGCGCGGGCCCTGGCCCAGGACCCGGACGTGCTGCTCCTCGACGAGCCGACGTCGCACCTCGATCTGCGTCATCGCACCCGGGTCCTCGAGCGCGTGCGGGCGTTCGCTGAGCGGGGTGGGGCCGCGCTCGTCGTCTCCCACGACCTCAGCCTGGCCGCCCGCAGCTGCGATCGGCTCGCGTTGATGGCCGAAGGCCGCATCGTCGCCGAGGGTTCGCCGTCGGAGGTGCTCCGACCGGAGCTACTGCGGTCGGTCTTCGGCGTCGAGGCGCGTGTCGAGACCGCGAGCGACGGCATTCCTCTGGTCGTGCCCCACCGCGACGTCGGACCGCGAGATGCGCCGGGCGGTGGGGTCTCCTAGCCTCCCGGCCCATTCGAGGAGACGCCGGCCGGGGCCCTCATCCCCCCGCCCGCAGGAGAGTGTTCGTTGGCCGAGTTGAAGATCGAGAAGCTGCAGGCGCGGGAAATTCTGGATTCCCGCGGGAATCCCACCGTCGCGGTGGACGTGACGACGTCGACCGGTGTGGTCGGCAGCGCGGCAGTGCCGTCCGGCGCTTCGACCGGATCCCGCGAAGCCCTCGAGCTGCGCGACGGCGACGCCGGCCGCTACCTGGGGAAGGGCGTGCAGACGGCCGTCGCCAACGCGAACGGCGAGCTCGCCAAGGCGGTCCAGGGCCTGACCCTCGGAAGTCTGGCCGAGCAGGAAGCCCTCGATCGTGCGCTCCTCGACTGCGACGGGACCGACACGAAGTCCCGGCTCGGCGCCAACGCGCTGCTGGGTGTGTCCCTCGCGGCAGCACATGCCGCGGCGAACGCGACCGGCCAGCCGCTCTACCGCTTCCTCGGTCAGGACGCCCACGTGCTGCCCGCGCCGATGATGAACGTGCTCAACGGCGGAGCCCACGCCGACAACACGGTCGACCTCCAGGAGTTCATGCTCTTCCCGCTCGGCGCGCCGACCTTCTCCGAAGCGCTGCGCTGGGGCACTGAGACCTTCCACAAGCTGAAGGGCCTGCTCGCCGACAAGGGCTACGCCACGGCGGTGGGCGACGAAGGCGGCTTCGCGCCCAATCTGAAGAGCAACCGCGAGGCCATCGAGTTGGTGCTCGCGTCGATCGAAGCGGCGGGATACCGACCCGGCGAGGACATCGCGATCGCCCTCGACCCGGCGTCGAGCGAGTTCTACAAGGATGGGCAGTACGTGCTCGAGGGCGAAGGCAGCACCCTGAGCATCGAAGGCATGATCGCGTTCTGGGAAGATTGGGTGCGTCAGTACCCGGTCGTCTCGATCGAGGACGGCCTCGACGAAGCCGACTGGAAGGGCTGGAAGGCGCTGACCGACAAGCTCGGCAAGCAGGTGCAGCTGGTGGGCGACGATCTCTTCGTGACGAACCCGAAGATCCTGAAGGAAGGGATCGACCAGGGCGTCGCGAACGCCATCCTCATCAAGGTGAACCAGATCGGCACGCTGACCGAGACCCTCGAAGCGATCCGCCTGGCGCGCGAAGCGGGCTACGCGGCGGTGGTGTCGCACCGCTCGGGCGAGACCGAGGACACCACGATCGCCGACCTCGCCGTCGGCACCGGTGCCGGGCAGATCAAGACCGGCTCCCTCTCGCGCTCGGATCGGGTGGCGAAGTACAACCGCCTGCTCGCGATCGAGGCCGATCTCGGCGACCGCGCCGTCTACGCCGGGCGCACGACGCTCTCGGGGGCGAAGTAGCCGTGCGGTCGCTGCGGGCGACGCTCGTTCTCTGGCTGGTGGCGACGCTGGTCTGGGCGCTCCCCAGCCTGGCGGCCATCCCCGGTCCCGAGAAGGTGGCGCGCGCGGTGGCCAACGCGAACGAGGTCAGCGGGCGCAGCAAGCCGCTGCTGATCGAAGTGACGCTGCGCGTGGCCGGCGCCGCCCCTTCGGCCGACGGCACTCTCGCCGTGCATCCTTCGGGCCTGGCGCGCCTCGAGCTGCGCAACAAGCTCGGCTTCGTCGAGCGGCACCTGCTCCAGGGCAACGCCTATCAGGCGAGCCGGGACGGCCAGCTGCTGCGCAACCCCCATCCTTTTCTTCCGCCCGTCTTCTTGCTGCAAGCGACGTCGGGAGAAGCCCTGCGCGCTGCGCTCGGCAGCTTCGGCGTGGCCGACCAGGAGCTCGTGCTCGGTCGGCTGGGTCGCCACGACTGCTACGTCTTCGGCGGACGCATCCCGGGCTCGGCCCCGAAGGAGCAGCTGCTGCCTTCCTTGTGGGTGGACACCGTGAGCTTCGACCCGCTGCGCATCGTGCGTGCCGATGGGGTCGAGTACCGGCTGGGCCCGATCGAGGTGCACAGCGGCATCCGCCTGCCGAAGTGGATCGAGCTGCGCACGCCCGCCGGCTTCCGCGCCCGCCTCGAGGTCGCAGGGGTCTCCCGGGCCGAAGCCCCGGCCGCGCTATTCCAGCCTGACTGGCTGACCGCGACGCCCGGGCCGGCGAAGAACGCCGCTCCGTAGGCCACTCCGGGCGGCGTCCAGGCGCCGGAATTCCCAAGGGTTTCTCGGCCCCAGAGGGGTCGGGGCGGATTTTTCGCAGCCCGCGGCAATTCAGGCCTACAGCAATCGCGCAGGTATACCGAAGAGCTTCTCCAGACCGGCGAGAGAACCGATTCCCCAATGAAGCGAAGGGGTTCGGTCTCCACCCTACGCAGGGGTGATGCCGCGGAGAATCGACATGGCCGAGAAGAACCGTCTCAACATCCTGGTGGTGGATCCGGACGAGGGCACCGTCCTCGAGTTGAAAGATCTGCTCACGCAGGAGGGGTACCGCGTTCAGTCGAACACCGATCCGAACGCTGTGATCGAAGAGATCAAGCACGGGGCGTTCCAGATGGTGATCCTCGACGTTTCACCGCCAGCGGATCCGTCCCTCGAACTGCTGGGCCGCATTCGCGCCGCTGACTCGGACCTGTGCGTGATCACCACGACGGCAATGCCGACGGTGGACGTCGCCGTACGGGCGCTCAAGCAGCAGGCCTTCGACTACCTGCAGAAGCCGATCGAGCCGCAGGAGCTGAAGGCGGTCGTCGACAACGCGATCCGCGAAAAGGGTCTGCTGATCGACGTGGAGACGCGTCTCAACCAGATCGTGGGCAGTCGCCTGCGCGAACAGCGCACGACGGCCGGCCTGACGCTCAAGCAGCTCGCCAACCGCACCGGCCTCTCGGTGAGTTTGATCTCGCAGATCGAGCTCGGGAAGTCGGCGGCGTCGATGTCCACGCTCTACAAGCTGGCGACGGCGCTCCAGGTGCGGATGACCTTCTTCTTCGAAACGGTCTAGCGCCGCTCGCCGCGATGATCGCACGCACGGGTTCTGCCCGTGCGTGCGCACGCGCGCGCCTGCCGCCCGCTACCGATGCGCGCGTCGATTTCGGTGGATCGCGGCGACCGCGAGTGCTCCCCAGAAGAGACCGAGCCCCGTCGCGGGCGCGGGCAGGAAGACGACGAGGCCGCCACTGCCCTCGAGCGCGGTGCCGAACGGGCCGGGTGCGAAGGGATCGCTAGCGATGTCGTCGACCACCACACGCCCGCTGAGCTGGGCGCTCGCCTTGGGCACGGCGGGGTCCCCGGCGTTGGTGAAGTCGACGCCCGGCAGGACGTCCAGCCGGCGGCCGGTGCCGTGGACGTGGAGCGCGCCGGCGTAGAAGGACTCCTGCGCCGCGGTGGCCGCGTTGGGGCCGCTCTCGTAGGAGCCGCCCGAGACCTCGGCGCGCATCGGCCGTCCCCCGAACACGCTCAGGGTGAAGCGACAGCCCGACTGGGTCATCACGTTGTCGACCAGGCGCACCAGACCGTGTGCCAGGGAGAAGAAGTGGATCGAGCCCAGCTCGTAGACCGAGGGCGTTCCCGAGGCGGTGTTCTTCTGGAGGCAGGTCCCGCTGATCGTGTTTCCCTCGATCGTATTGCCGATCTCCGGAGCGAGGCTGCAGCTGCCCGTGCTGCAGTCGTAGGTCTCGGTGTCGGTGTTCACGCCGATGGCCAGACCGGCGAGCTGGGTCAGGGTGTTGCCGGACACCTCGTTGTCGTCGCTGCAGAAGCCGCCGAGGTTGATCCCATAGGTATTGTTGTTGCCGCTGGGCTCGATCAGGGGCCAGACCACGGTGCCTTCGACGTGGTTGTCCTGGATGCGGGCGCCGCGCACGCCGACGGCGAAGATGCCCTGGTGGCCGAGGTCGCGGAAGGTGTTCCCCGTGATCTGGTGGTCGTAGAGGAGACCGTTGCACGACGAAGCGGGGCCGTTCTTGAGCTGGATCCCGTACTTGTTGGCGCGCTCGAACACGTTGTCCCGAATCACGAACTCGCGGGTGTAGTCGCCCGCCGTCATGCCAAAGGACGTGCACTTCACGCCGGGCGGGCCGAAATTGGGGGCCGTATCCATGTAGGGGCAATCGAAGCCGTCGCCCCCGTTCCAGCAGCCGACGTCTTCGAAGCGGCTGTGCTCGATCGTCCAGCGGCGCGTGTTGTTGAAGGTGGCTCCGTTGCTGGTGAAGCCGCGGGCGACCACGTTGTGCAGACAGCCGTCGTTCTGCTC
This Myxococcota bacterium DNA region includes the following protein-coding sequences:
- a CDS encoding iron ABC transporter permease; translated protein: MKVLSARAAALRLVGLAGLLLFVVALGVIAGPSALHPGDAFRALFGSLEAPAIEDIVWRVRLPRVALAAVVGAALAVSGVLFQALLRNPLADPYVLGVSGGAAVGGILALSFGPALGWGASAVPPAAFAGALLTTATLYGVSGTGGRVSAHHLLLTGVVFNAFASAGIVFMASLSGLTEGTSLFLWLIGSLSSVRADAAPIVAGFLFLGLGCALPLLRDLNLLVLGEESAAQLGVEVGRLQRLLLLSTSLMVGAAVAVAGLVGFVGLIVPHLLRLRFGPDHRLLLPAAALSGAAFLVLSDTVARSAFGGRELPVGAITALVGGPLFLYLLRRNRAGSFPS
- a CDS encoding ABC transporter ATP-binding protein is translated as MSEALVFDDLAVRLGNRSVLEGLSLKLAAGEVLGLAGPNGAGKTTLFRVATRVVAAARGEVRLAGTAVDALSRRELARRLAVVPQDVEIPFPFRAGEVVLMGRAPHRIGPGFESEADVATARACLEEMGIAALADRSMLELSGGERQLVLVARALAQDPDVLLLDEPTSHLDLRHRTRVLERVRAFAERGGAALVVSHDLSLAARSCDRLALMAEGRIVAEGSPSEVLRPELLRSVFGVEARVETASDGIPLVVPHRDVGPRDAPGGGVS
- the eno gene encoding phosphopyruvate hydratase — translated: MAELKIEKLQAREILDSRGNPTVAVDVTTSTGVVGSAAVPSGASTGSREALELRDGDAGRYLGKGVQTAVANANGELAKAVQGLTLGSLAEQEALDRALLDCDGTDTKSRLGANALLGVSLAAAHAAANATGQPLYRFLGQDAHVLPAPMMNVLNGGAHADNTVDLQEFMLFPLGAPTFSEALRWGTETFHKLKGLLADKGYATAVGDEGGFAPNLKSNREAIELVLASIEAAGYRPGEDIAIALDPASSEFYKDGQYVLEGEGSTLSIEGMIAFWEDWVRQYPVVSIEDGLDEADWKGWKALTDKLGKQVQLVGDDLFVTNPKILKEGIDQGVANAILIKVNQIGTLTETLEAIRLAREAGYAAVVSHRSGETEDTTIADLAVGTGAGQIKTGSLSRSDRVAKYNRLLAIEADLGDRAVYAGRTTLSGAK
- a CDS encoding response regulator, encoding MAEKNRLNILVVDPDEGTVLELKDLLTQEGYRVQSNTDPNAVIEEIKHGAFQMVILDVSPPADPSLELLGRIRAADSDLCVITTTAMPTVDVAVRALKQQAFDYLQKPIEPQELKAVVDNAIREKGLLIDVETRLNQIVGSRLREQRTTAGLTLKQLANRTGLSVSLISQIELGKSAASMSTLYKLATALQVRMTFFFETV